One genomic segment of Streptomyces sp. NBC_00239 includes these proteins:
- a CDS encoding adenylate/guanylate cyclase domain-containing protein, with protein sequence MTVDDSGSSAPGTTGATGSGPATPIGRDQHTPLHEVDHTAEPTADPLAIRLEQLILGAERRYTPFQAARSAGVSMELASRFWRAMGFADIGQAKALTEADVLALRRLAGLVEAGLLSEPMAVQVARSTGQTTARLAEWQIDSFLEGLTEPPEPGMTRTEVTYPLVELLLPELEEFLVYVWRRQLAAATGRVVQAADDEEMVDRRLAVGFADLVGFTRLTRRLEEEELGELVETFETTAADLVAAHGGRLIKTLGDEVLYAADDAGTAAEIALRLIETMESDESMPELRVGIAFGTVTTRMGDVFGTTVNLASRLTSIAPKNAVLVDGALAEELGRTGDAPVSEKSASEEEAGASAYRFALQPMWQRPVRGLGVVEPWLLTRRAPKIPG encoded by the coding sequence TTGACCGTCGACGACTCTGGTTCCAGCGCGCCCGGAACCACCGGCGCCACCGGCTCCGGCCCGGCCACGCCGATCGGGCGTGACCAGCACACTCCCCTCCACGAGGTCGACCACACGGCCGAACCCACCGCCGACCCGCTCGCCATCCGGCTGGAGCAGCTGATCCTCGGCGCCGAGCGCCGGTACACCCCCTTCCAGGCCGCTCGCAGCGCCGGCGTCTCCATGGAGCTGGCCTCGCGCTTCTGGCGGGCCATGGGCTTCGCGGACATCGGGCAGGCGAAGGCCCTGACCGAGGCGGACGTACTGGCGCTGCGCCGGCTGGCCGGCCTGGTGGAGGCGGGGCTGCTCAGCGAGCCGATGGCGGTGCAGGTGGCCCGGTCCACCGGACAGACCACGGCCCGGCTCGCGGAATGGCAGATCGACTCGTTCCTGGAGGGTCTGACCGAGCCCCCGGAGCCGGGCATGACCCGCACCGAGGTCACGTATCCGCTGGTCGAGCTGCTCCTGCCGGAACTGGAGGAGTTCCTCGTCTACGTGTGGCGGCGGCAGCTGGCCGCGGCCACCGGCCGGGTCGTGCAGGCCGCGGACGACGAGGAGATGGTGGACCGGCGGCTCGCGGTCGGCTTCGCGGACCTGGTCGGCTTCACCCGGCTCACCCGGCGGCTGGAGGAGGAGGAGCTCGGCGAACTCGTCGAGACCTTCGAGACCACGGCCGCCGACCTGGTCGCGGCGCACGGCGGCCGCCTGATCAAGACCCTGGGCGACGAGGTGCTGTACGCGGCGGACGACGCGGGCACCGCCGCGGAGATCGCCCTGCGGCTCATCGAGACGATGGAGAGCGACGAGTCGATGCCCGAGCTGCGCGTCGGCATCGCCTTCGGCACGGTCACCACGCGGATGGGCGACGTCTTCGGCACCACGGTGAACCTCGCCAGCCGGCTCACGTCGATAGCGCCGAAGAACGCCGTCCTTGTCGACGGGGCGCTGGCCGAGGAGCTGGGCCGCACCGGGGACGCGCCGGTCTCCGAGAAGTCGGCCTCCGAGGAGGAGGCGGGCGCCTCGGCGTACCGGTTCGCGCTCCAGCCCATGTGGCAGCGGCCGGTGCGCGGGCTCGGTGTCGTGGAGCCCTGGCTGCTGACGCGGAGGGCCCCTAAGATCCCCGGGTAA
- a CDS encoding biotin--[acetyl-CoA-carboxylase] ligase — protein MTPSDASAPASSGRWSSLDRPPLNLASLQRSLVTPDSLWSSVELVESTGSTNTDLAARAAELPEGAVLVAEEQTSGRGRLDRSWTAPARSGLFFSLLLKPDPAKVAPAQWGWLTLLAGVAASAALSRAAAVDTSLKWPNDLLVTVDGHERKTGGILAERAGGEQGGVVIGIGLNVTLTEDELPVPAAGSLVLAKAAVTDRDSLLKAVLRSIEDWYRRWCEAGGDPSESGLQETYAAECATLGRHVRAELPGGRELTGTAEAVDAEGRLVVRTADGAREAVSAGDVVHLRAGQ, from the coding sequence ATGACGCCATCGGATGCCTCAGCCCCCGCATCGTCCGGCCGCTGGTCCAGCCTGGACCGGCCGCCCCTGAACCTCGCCTCCCTGCAGCGCTCGCTGGTCACCCCGGACAGCCTGTGGAGCTCCGTGGAACTGGTCGAGAGCACCGGCTCCACCAACACCGACCTGGCCGCCCGCGCCGCGGAACTCCCCGAAGGGGCCGTACTGGTCGCCGAGGAGCAGACCAGCGGCCGCGGCCGCCTCGACCGCAGCTGGACGGCGCCCGCCCGGTCGGGCCTGTTCTTCTCGCTGCTGCTCAAGCCGGACCCGGCGAAGGTGGCGCCCGCGCAGTGGGGCTGGCTCACCCTGCTGGCCGGGGTGGCCGCGTCGGCCGCGCTCTCCCGGGCCGCGGCCGTCGACACGTCCCTCAAGTGGCCCAACGACCTCCTGGTCACGGTCGACGGCCACGAGCGCAAGACCGGCGGCATCCTCGCCGAGCGGGCGGGCGGCGAGCAGGGCGGTGTCGTCATCGGCATCGGGCTGAACGTGACGCTCACCGAGGACGAGCTGCCGGTGCCCGCCGCGGGCTCGCTGGTCCTGGCGAAGGCGGCCGTCACCGACCGCGACTCGCTGCTGAAGGCCGTACTGCGTTCGATCGAGGACTGGTACCGGCGTTGGTGCGAGGCCGGCGGCGACCCGTCGGAGAGCGGGCTCCAGGAGACGTACGCGGCGGAGTGCGCGACGCTCGGCCGGCACGTGCGGGCCGAGCTGCCGGGCGGCCGGGAGCTGACCGGCACCGCGGAGGCGGTGGACGCGGAGGGGCGCCTGGTGGTCCGGACGGCGGACGGCGCGCGCGAAGCGGTGAGCGCGGGCGACGTGGTTCATCTGCGCGCAGGTCAGTAG
- a CDS encoding acyl-CoA carboxylase subunit beta translates to MSQPSESSEATQIDIHTTAGKIADLRRRIDEAVHAGSERAVEKQHAKGKLTARERVDLLLDEGSFVELDEFARHRSTDFGMENNRPYGDGVVTGYGTVDGRPVAVFSQDFTVLGGSLGEVFGQKIMKVMDFALKTGCPVIGINDSGGARIQEGVMALGMYGEIFRRNVHASGVIPQISLIVGPCAGGAVYSPAITDFTVMVDQTSHMFITGPDVIKTVTGEDVGFEELGGARTHNSTSGVAHHMAGDEKDAIEYVKSLLSYLPSNNLSEPPAFPEEADLEPSDSDLELDALIPDSANQPYDMHTVIEHVLDDGEFLETQALFAPNILTGFGRVEGHPVGVVANQPMQFAGCLDINASEKAARFVRTCDAFNIPVLTFVDVPGFLPGTDQEYNGIIRRGAKLIYAYAEATVPLITVITRKAFGGAYDVMGSKHLGADLNLAWPTSQIAVMGAQGAVNILHRRTIAAAEDQEATRAELIADYEDTLLNPYVAAERGYVDAVIMPSDTRGHIVKGLRQLRTKRESLPPKKHGNIPL, encoded by the coding sequence ATGTCACAACCCTCAGAGTCGTCAGAGGCGACGCAGATCGACATCCACACCACCGCGGGGAAGATCGCGGACCTCAGGCGCCGCATCGACGAAGCGGTCCACGCAGGTTCCGAGCGGGCCGTGGAGAAGCAGCACGCCAAGGGCAAGCTGACGGCCCGTGAGCGGGTCGATCTGCTGCTGGACGAGGGCTCGTTCGTCGAGCTCGACGAGTTCGCGCGGCACCGCTCCACCGACTTCGGCATGGAGAACAACCGCCCCTACGGCGACGGCGTGGTCACCGGCTACGGCACGGTCGACGGCCGGCCGGTCGCGGTGTTCTCCCAGGACTTCACGGTGCTCGGCGGCTCGCTCGGCGAGGTCTTCGGGCAGAAGATCATGAAGGTCATGGACTTCGCGCTGAAGACCGGCTGTCCGGTCATCGGCATCAACGACTCCGGCGGCGCCCGCATCCAGGAGGGCGTCATGGCCCTCGGCATGTACGGCGAGATCTTCCGCCGCAACGTGCACGCGTCGGGCGTGATCCCGCAGATCTCGCTGATCGTCGGCCCGTGCGCCGGCGGCGCGGTCTACTCGCCCGCCATCACCGACTTCACGGTCATGGTCGACCAGACCTCGCACATGTTCATCACCGGCCCGGACGTCATCAAGACCGTCACCGGCGAGGACGTCGGCTTCGAGGAGCTGGGCGGCGCTCGCACCCACAACTCCACCTCGGGCGTGGCGCACCACATGGCCGGGGACGAGAAGGACGCGATCGAGTACGTCAAGTCGCTGCTCTCGTACCTGCCTTCGAACAACCTGTCGGAGCCGCCGGCCTTCCCGGAGGAGGCCGACCTGGAGCCGTCGGACTCCGACCTGGAGCTCGACGCCCTCATCCCCGACAGCGCGAACCAGCCGTACGACATGCACACCGTCATCGAGCACGTGCTGGACGACGGCGAGTTCCTGGAGACCCAGGCGCTGTTCGCGCCGAACATCCTGACCGGCTTCGGCCGCGTCGAGGGCCACCCGGTGGGCGTCGTCGCCAACCAGCCGATGCAGTTCGCCGGCTGCCTCGACATCAACGCCTCGGAGAAGGCGGCGCGCTTCGTGCGGACGTGCGACGCCTTCAACATCCCGGTGCTGACCTTCGTGGACGTCCCGGGCTTCCTGCCGGGCACCGACCAGGAGTACAACGGAATCATCCGGCGCGGCGCCAAGCTGATCTACGCGTACGCCGAGGCCACCGTCCCGCTCATCACCGTCATCACCCGCAAGGCCTTCGGCGGCGCGTACGACGTCATGGGCTCCAAGCACCTCGGGGCGGACCTCAACCTGGCCTGGCCGACCTCCCAGATCGCGGTCATGGGCGCGCAGGGCGCGGTCAACATCCTGCACCGGCGCACCATCGCCGCCGCCGAGGACCAGGAGGCGACCCGCGCCGAGCTGATCGCCGACTACGAGGACACCCTGCTCAACCCGTACGTCGCGGCCGAGCGCGGCTACGTCGACGCGGTGATCATGCCGTCCGACACCCGCGGGCACATCGTGAAGGGCCTGCGGCAGCTGCGGACCAAGCGGGAGTCCCTGCCCCCGAAGAAGCACGGCAACATCCCGCTCTGA
- a CDS encoding acyl-CoA carboxylase epsilon subunit encodes MIKVVKGNPTPEELAAALAVVQARAAALASAPSGAVPVPEGWSDPSRVARHRLPQPGPRAWGRTYWPG; translated from the coding sequence ATGATCAAGGTCGTCAAGGGCAACCCGACCCCCGAGGAGCTGGCCGCCGCCCTGGCGGTGGTCCAAGCCCGCGCCGCGGCGCTCGCCTCGGCGCCGTCCGGCGCGGTCCCCGTCCCCGAGGGCTGGTCCGACCCGTCCCGGGTGGCCCGCCACCGGCTGCCGCAGCCCGGTCCGCGGGCGTGGGGGCGCACGTACTGGCCCGGCTGA
- the mmpB gene encoding morphogenic membrane protein MmpB has translation MLWSDPKNEPPEDMREAQAMIRRLAVVLVIAMIVAVYVLGV, from the coding sequence ATGCTCTGGTCCGACCCGAAGAACGAGCCGCCCGAGGACATGCGCGAAGCCCAGGCGATGATCCGCCGGCTGGCCGTGGTCCTGGTGATCGCGATGATCGTGGCCGTCTACGTCCTCGGCGTCTGA
- a CDS encoding Maf family protein — protein sequence MTDQPSPRPVVLASASPARLNLLRQAGLAPHVIVSGVDEDALSADSPAELALVLAEAKAAVVAAQEAAAGALVIGCDSVLELDGEALGKPADADEATARWKSMRGRAGVLRTGHCVIDTVSGRQVSATASTTVRFGEPTDAEVAAYVASGEPLHVAGAFTLDGLSAPFIDGIDGDHGNVIGISLPLLRSLLAELEVSITDLWT from the coding sequence ATGACTGACCAGCCTTCGCCGCGCCCCGTTGTCCTCGCCTCCGCCTCCCCCGCCCGCCTCAACCTGCTGCGGCAGGCCGGCCTGGCCCCGCACGTGATCGTCAGCGGGGTCGACGAGGACGCCCTGAGCGCCGACTCCCCCGCCGAGCTGGCCCTGGTGCTCGCCGAGGCCAAGGCGGCCGTGGTGGCCGCCCAGGAGGCCGCTGCGGGCGCCCTGGTGATCGGCTGCGACTCCGTACTGGAACTGGACGGCGAGGCGCTGGGCAAGCCCGCGGACGCCGACGAGGCCACGGCCCGCTGGAAGTCGATGCGCGGCCGGGCGGGCGTGCTGCGCACCGGGCACTGCGTGATCGACACGGTGAGCGGCCGTCAGGTGTCGGCGACGGCCTCCACCACGGTCCGGTTCGGGGAGCCGACGGATGCGGAGGTCGCGGCGTACGTGGCGAGCGGTGAGCCGTTGCACGTGGCGGGGGCGTTCACCCTGGACGGCCTTTCGGCGCCGTTCATCGACGGCATCGACGGCGACCACGGCAACGTCATCGGCATCTCCCTCCCCCTCCTCCGCTCCCTCCTCGCCGAACTGGAAGTCTCCATCACCGACTTGTGGACCTGA
- a CDS encoding acetyl/propionyl/methylcrotonyl-CoA carboxylase subunit alpha — translation MRKVLIANRGEIAVRVARACRDAGIASVAVYADPDRDALHVRAADEAFALGGDTPATSYLDMSKVLQAAADAGADAVHPGYGFLSENAEFAQAVIDAGLTWIGPPPQAIRDLGDKVAARHIAQRAGAPLVAGTPDPVSGADEVVAFAKEHGLPIAIKAAFGGGGRGLKVARTLEEVPELYDSAVREAVAAFGRGECFVERYLDKPRHVETQCLADTHGNVVVVSTRDCSLQRRHQKLVEEAPAPFLTPEQNAELYTASKAILKEAGYVGAGTVEFLVGTDGTISFLEVNTRLQVEHPVTEEVTGIDLVREMFRIADGEELGYGDPVLRGHSFEFRINGEDPGRGFLPAPGTVTLFQAPTGPGVRLDAGVESGSVIGPAWDSLLAKLIVTGATREQALQRAARALAEFKVEGMATAIPFHQAVVADPAFRPEGENPFTVHTRWIETEFVNTIPAFTTPATDDTDDEPGRETVVVEVGGKRLEVSLPSSLGMTLARTAAAGGAKPKRRAAKKSGPAASGDTLASPMQGTIVKVAVEEGQHVEEGDLVVVLEAMKMEQPLNAHRSGTIVGLAAEVGASLTSGAMICEIKDN, via the coding sequence GTGCGCAAGGTGCTCATCGCCAATCGAGGCGAAATCGCTGTCCGCGTTGCCCGGGCCTGCCGGGATGCCGGGATCGCGAGCGTAGCCGTCTACGCAGACCCGGACCGTGACGCTCTGCATGTCCGCGCGGCAGACGAGGCATTCGCCCTGGGCGGTGACACTCCCGCGACCAGCTATCTGGACATGTCCAAGGTCCTGCAGGCCGCGGCGGACGCCGGCGCGGATGCCGTCCACCCCGGTTACGGATTCCTGTCGGAGAACGCCGAGTTCGCGCAGGCCGTCATCGACGCCGGCCTGACCTGGATCGGCCCGCCCCCGCAGGCCATCCGCGACCTCGGCGACAAGGTCGCCGCCCGTCACATCGCCCAGCGCGCCGGCGCACCCCTGGTCGCCGGCACCCCCGACCCCGTCTCCGGGGCCGACGAAGTCGTCGCGTTCGCCAAGGAACACGGCCTCCCCATCGCGATCAAAGCCGCGTTCGGTGGCGGCGGGCGCGGCCTGAAGGTCGCCCGCACCCTGGAAGAAGTCCCCGAACTCTACGACTCCGCCGTCCGCGAGGCCGTCGCCGCGTTCGGGCGGGGCGAGTGCTTCGTCGAGCGCTACCTCGACAAGCCCCGCCACGTCGAGACGCAGTGCCTGGCCGACACCCACGGCAACGTGGTCGTCGTCTCCACCCGGGACTGCTCCCTCCAGCGCCGCCACCAAAAACTCGTGGAAGAAGCCCCGGCGCCGTTCCTGACCCCGGAGCAGAACGCCGAGCTGTATACGGCGTCGAAGGCGATCCTGAAGGAAGCCGGATACGTCGGCGCGGGCACCGTCGAGTTCCTCGTCGGCACCGACGGCACCATCTCCTTCCTCGAGGTCAACACCCGCCTCCAGGTCGAACACCCCGTCACCGAGGAAGTCACCGGCATCGACCTGGTGCGGGAGATGTTCCGCATCGCCGACGGCGAGGAACTCGGCTACGGCGACCCCGTCCTGCGCGGCCACTCCTTCGAGTTCCGCATCAACGGCGAAGACCCCGGCCGCGGCTTCCTGCCCGCCCCCGGCACCGTCACCCTCTTCCAGGCCCCCACCGGCCCCGGCGTCCGCCTCGACGCCGGCGTCGAATCCGGATCCGTCATCGGCCCGGCCTGGGACTCGCTCCTCGCGAAGCTGATCGTCACCGGTGCCACCCGCGAGCAGGCCCTCCAGCGGGCCGCCCGCGCGCTGGCCGAGTTCAAGGTCGAGGGAATGGCCACCGCCATCCCCTTCCACCAGGCCGTCGTGGCCGACCCCGCCTTCCGCCCCGAAGGCGAGAACCCGTTCACGGTCCACACCCGGTGGATCGAGACCGAGTTCGTCAACACCATCCCCGCCTTCACCACCCCCGCCACCGACGACACGGACGACGAGCCGGGCCGCGAGACGGTCGTCGTCGAGGTCGGCGGCAAGCGCCTCGAGGTGTCCCTGCCGTCCTCCCTCGGCATGACCCTGGCCCGCACCGCCGCCGCCGGCGGCGCCAAGCCCAAACGCCGCGCCGCCAAGAAATCCGGCCCCGCAGCGTCCGGCGACACCCTCGCCTCCCCGATGCAGGGAACCATCGTCAAGGTCGCCGTCGAAGAAGGCCAGCACGTCGAAGAAGGCGACCTCGTCGTCGTCCTCGAAGCCATGAAGATGGAACAACCCCTCAACGCCCACCGTTCGGGCACGATCGTCGGCCTGGCCGCCGAGGTCGGCGCCTCGCTGACGTCCGGCGCCATGATCTGCGAGATCAAGGACAACTGA